A DNA window from Gallaecimonas pentaromativorans contains the following coding sequences:
- the cydB gene encoding cytochrome d ubiquinol oxidase subunit II produces the protein MGIDLPLIWYIIIVFSIMMYVVLDGFDLGIGLLFPFMGRSEDRDVMMNTVAPVWDGNETWLVLGGAGLLGAFPLAYSVILDAMSLPLTVMLFGLIFRGVAFEFRFKADHGHRPFWDKSFIAGSLIATFAQGVVLGSFLNGFHVEGRTWVGGAMDWFNPFSLFCGLGLVVAYALLGCSWLIVKTSGRLQQNMRELCRPLLILLLVVIAIVSIWTPLAHHAIAERWFSLPNFFFFLPVPILVLVLAWGLWRTAWRDSAHHLPFILTLALVFMGFSGLGISVWPNIIPPDISFTQAASPPQSQGFLLVGTLFIIPIILMYNCWSYYVFRGKVSPEDGYH, from the coding sequence ATGGGTATCGACCTGCCTTTGATTTGGTACATCATCATCGTCTTTAGCATCATGATGTATGTGGTGCTGGACGGCTTCGACTTAGGGATAGGCCTGCTATTTCCCTTTATGGGCCGCTCCGAAGACCGCGATGTGATGATGAACACCGTTGCCCCGGTTTGGGACGGCAACGAAACCTGGCTGGTGCTGGGGGGCGCTGGGCTGCTTGGCGCCTTTCCCCTGGCCTACTCGGTGATCCTTGACGCCATGTCCCTGCCACTGACAGTGATGCTGTTCGGGCTTATCTTTCGCGGTGTGGCCTTTGAATTCCGATTCAAAGCCGACCATGGCCACCGGCCGTTTTGGGATAAGTCCTTTATTGCCGGTTCGCTGATCGCCACCTTTGCTCAAGGCGTGGTGCTGGGCAGCTTCTTGAACGGTTTTCACGTGGAAGGGCGCACCTGGGTTGGCGGCGCCATGGACTGGTTTAACCCCTTTAGCCTCTTTTGCGGCTTAGGGTTGGTGGTGGCTTATGCATTGCTGGGCTGTAGCTGGCTTATCGTTAAAACCTCGGGCCGGCTGCAACAAAACATGCGCGAACTGTGCCGGCCGCTGCTGATCTTGCTGCTGGTGGTGATTGCCATCGTCAGTATCTGGACGCCGCTGGCGCACCATGCCATTGCCGAGCGCTGGTTCAGCCTGCCCAACTTCTTCTTCTTCCTGCCGGTGCCGATATTGGTGCTGGTGCTGGCCTGGGGACTTTGGCGTACTGCCTGGCGCGACAGCGCCCACCACCTGCCTTTTATCCTGACCTTGGCTTTGGTATTTATGGGCTTTAGCGGCCTTGGCATCAGCGTTTGGCCCAACATCATTCCCCCTGACATCAGTTTCACTCAGGCTGCATCGCCGCCGCAAAGCCAGGGCTTTTTGCTGGTGGGCACCTTGTTCATTATTCCCATCATCTTGATGTACAACTGCTGGAGCTACTACGTGTTCAGGGGCAAGGTCAGCCCGGAAGATGGGTACCACTGA
- a CDS encoding DUF2474 domain-containing protein — translation MGTTDMQRLDIQPLSEQKPERAALRYRLGWLVAIWLGSVLALGIVAMGFHLLMHAAGLHS, via the coding sequence ATGGGTACCACTGATATGCAGCGCTTGGATATCCAACCTTTAAGTGAGCAAAAGCCCGAGCGCGCTGCCCTGCGCTATCGCCTGGGGTGGTTGGTGGCTATCTGGCTTGGCAGTGTGCTGGCCCTTGGCATTGTCGCCATGGGATTCCACCTACTGATGCACGCCGCTGGCCTTCACAGCTAA
- a CDS encoding transglycosylase SLT domain-containing protein, which produces MRLGIVALLCLVASSSLSWADDNYLEARKAQQRSDDKAYLKLRQGLDEHPLAGYLDYYYLKDHIRTLKAKEVRDYLDRYPDLPLGRFLVMRYIDQAAADKNWQGLLAVSSQVPSDTERQCNYYRAKLETGDKAEAWKGAEALYLTGKSQPKDCDALFDAWRKAGHLSQELILSRMELAFASGQGSLLGYLSRQLHGRYQDYGKTIVSLFGDPQQVASSNPQLGAQERSRRLVVLAVERLARRDPVRGWRTWMMAREHMEFTAPQRHELARFLTYRLYDTDDAKAIAWRDEAVRYYRDDEMTERRIRYALSQGDINGIRDWIALLSESEVANDRWQYWLARTESDDAKKKALLEEAAKSRSYYGFLAAEQLGKPFDLNEAPVPPMTDSLEQKGALKRIPLLMAMDERVLARIEWYHLMTPLTNGQRQALAGWAHRQGYENLAILAAIRGDGWDLVSLRFPLAFEESFRHYGKLRKLPESLVMALSRQESALDPKAQSPVGARGLMQLMPATARHTARNLGDKSHGDLYDPKVNIRLGTQYLREMLDRFDDNRILAAAAYNAGPHRVERWVGNKLPFDAFVEAIPFKETRNYVQNVLAFNVIYQHQLGQDSPSMLTDKERQSDY; this is translated from the coding sequence ATGCGCCTGGGTATCGTAGCGCTGTTGTGTCTTGTGGCGTCGTCATCATTGAGCTGGGCTGACGACAACTATCTGGAAGCGAGAAAAGCCCAGCAACGAAGCGACGACAAAGCCTATCTCAAACTGCGCCAGGGCTTGGATGAGCATCCCCTGGCCGGTTACCTCGATTATTACTACTTAAAAGATCATATCCGCACCCTCAAAGCCAAAGAGGTACGTGATTACCTGGACCGCTACCCCGACTTGCCCCTGGGGCGCTTTCTGGTGATGCGCTATATCGATCAGGCCGCGGCCGACAAAAACTGGCAAGGCCTGCTGGCGGTGAGCAGCCAGGTGCCCAGTGACACAGAACGGCAATGCAACTACTACCGGGCCAAGCTCGAAACCGGCGACAAAGCCGAGGCTTGGAAAGGGGCAGAAGCCTTGTATCTCACCGGTAAATCCCAGCCCAAGGACTGCGACGCCCTGTTTGATGCCTGGCGAAAAGCCGGCCACCTCAGCCAGGAGCTTATTTTGTCGCGCATGGAGCTCGCCTTTGCCAGCGGCCAGGGCAGCTTGCTTGGTTACCTCTCCCGGCAATTGCACGGCCGTTATCAGGACTATGGCAAAACCATAGTGTCGCTGTTTGGCGACCCACAGCAGGTGGCCAGCAGCAACCCGCAATTGGGGGCGCAAGAGCGTAGCCGCCGGCTGGTGGTGCTGGCGGTGGAGCGGTTAGCGCGGCGCGACCCGGTGCGCGGCTGGCGCACTTGGATGATGGCTCGCGAACACATGGAATTTACCGCTCCCCAGCGCCATGAACTGGCGCGGTTCTTAACTTATCGGCTGTACGACACCGACGATGCCAAGGCCATTGCTTGGCGAGATGAGGCGGTGCGCTATTACCGCGACGATGAAATGACCGAGCGGCGCATTCGCTATGCCCTCAGTCAAGGGGACATCAACGGCATTCGCGACTGGATAGCGCTGCTTAGCGAAAGTGAGGTGGCCAACGACCGCTGGCAATATTGGCTGGCGCGCACAGAATCCGATGACGCCAAGAAAAAGGCATTGTTGGAAGAGGCGGCCAAAAGCCGCTCCTACTACGGCTTTCTGGCTGCCGAGCAGTTGGGTAAACCTTTTGATCTCAACGAGGCGCCGGTACCGCCCATGACCGACAGCCTCGAGCAAAAAGGCGCGCTCAAACGCATCCCGCTGCTGATGGCTATGGACGAACGGGTGCTGGCTCGTATCGAGTGGTATCACCTGATGACCCCCCTTACCAACGGCCAGCGCCAAGCCTTGGCCGGTTGGGCCCATCGCCAGGGCTATGAGAACCTCGCTATTTTGGCGGCCATTCGCGGCGATGGTTGGGACTTGGTGTCGCTGCGCTTTCCGCTGGCCTTTGAGGAGAGCTTCAGGCATTACGGCAAGCTGCGCAAACTGCCTGAAAGCCTGGTGATGGCGCTTAGCCGCCAGGAAAGTGCCCTGGACCCTAAAGCCCAGTCACCGGTAGGAGCGCGCGGTTTGATGCAGCTGATGCCGGCCACGGCCCGCCATACCGCCCGTAACCTCGGCGATAAGAGCCATGGGGACCTTTACGATCCTAAGGTCAACATCCGCCTTGGCACGCAGTATCTTCGAGAGATGCTGGACAGGTTTGACGATAACCGCATCCTGGCGGCGGCGGCCTACAATGCCGGGCCGCACCGGGTTGAGCGTTGGGTGGGTAACAAGTTGCCCTTCGATGCCTTTGTCGAAGCCATTCCTTTTAAAGAAACCCGCAACTACGTGCAAAACGTGCTGGCCTTTAACGTTATCTACCAGCATCAGCTGGGGCAGGACAGCCCCAGTATGCTGACCGACAAGGAACGGCAAAGTGACTATTAA
- the msrA gene encoding peptide-methionine (S)-S-oxide reductase MsrA: MSHIILGGGCFWCLEAVFQRLPGVEAVRSGYAGGHTSYPTYTDICRGDTGHAEVVDIHFEPHRIGLDELLDVFFLAHDPTTANRQGNDIGPQYRSIILFGDQGQKAAAEAAMARAQKYYAGTLVTELKALQAFYAAESEHHDYFNRHPSQPYCQWVIQPKLNKLQLAE; encoded by the coding sequence ATGAGCCACATCATTTTGGGCGGAGGCTGTTTCTGGTGTCTGGAGGCGGTTTTTCAGCGACTGCCCGGCGTTGAGGCGGTGCGATCCGGTTATGCCGGGGGCCACACTTCTTATCCTACCTATACCGATATCTGCCGGGGCGACACCGGCCATGCCGAAGTGGTGGACATTCACTTCGAGCCGCACCGTATCGGCCTTGATGAACTGTTAGATGTGTTCTTCCTGGCTCACGACCCCACCACGGCCAACCGCCAGGGCAATGATATCGGCCCTCAGTACCGCTCCATCATCCTCTTTGGCGACCAAGGGCAAAAAGCCGCGGCTGAAGCGGCTATGGCGCGGGCGCAAAAATACTATGCTGGAACCTTGGTAACCGAGCTTAAGGCGTTGCAGGCGTTTTATGCCGCTGAGTCGGAACATCACGATTACTTTAACCGGCACCCCTCGCAACCCTATTGCCAATGGGTTATCCAACCCAAATTGAACAAATTGCAGTTAGCCGAGTAG
- a CDS encoding cyd operon YbgE family protein produces MGTGKFRWISALLALAGVVFIWGRVVTGNPPPHGAMSLMMVGMALCVVHAVGWKIRAQWERYLFFPPLPWVVWLLALYLSF; encoded by the coding sequence ATGGGCACCGGTAAATTTCGTTGGATCTCCGCCTTGCTGGCCCTGGCTGGCGTGGTGTTCATCTGGGGCCGGGTGGTCACCGGCAACCCGCCGCCCCATGGCGCCATGTCGCTGATGATGGTGGGTATGGCACTTTGTGTGGTGCATGCCGTTGGCTGGAAGATCCGCGCCCAGTGGGAGCGTTACCTGTTTTTTCCGCCATTGCCCTGGGTGGTGTGGCTGTTGGCTTTGTATTTATCCTTCTAG
- the cydX gene encoding cytochrome bd-I oxidase subunit CydX has translation MWYFAWVLGVLLACAFGIINAMWLEFVEFDKEEKQD, from the coding sequence ATGTGGTATTTCGCGTGGGTCCTGGGGGTGCTGCTGGCCTGTGCCTTCGGTATCATCAATGCCATGTGGCTCGAGTTTGTCGAGTTCGATAAAGAAGAAAAGCAGGACTGA
- the cydB gene encoding cytochrome d ubiquinol oxidase subunit II yields MMDYEVLKVIWWVLIGVLLIGFAITDGFDMGAGALMPFVGKTDTERRIALNVLAPHWDGNQVWFITAGGAIFAAWPVVYSVAFSGFYWAMLLVLFALFFRPVGFEYRSKIKDPRWRSAWDWGIFAGSSIPALVFGVAFGNLLQGVPFKLDSLMYSTYTGNFFQLLNPFAILCGVVSVAMLMLHGGNYLHLRTEGAVADRARKYAGIAGVVSIVGFILAGLWLNFGIDGYVITKMGDPNAALNVLDKTVEVKSGAWFANYEAVPALWLAPILGILCTLLSVLLGLKGRAGLAFVLSSLACAGVIFTAGGSMFPFVMPSSLDPASSLTMWDVVSSHKTMGIMFAVACIFVPIILLYTTWCYYKMWGKVNAQHIENNPVGSY; encoded by the coding sequence ATCATGGATTATGAAGTCTTGAAAGTAATCTGGTGGGTGCTGATCGGCGTGCTGCTGATTGGTTTTGCCATCACCGACGGCTTCGACATGGGAGCCGGTGCCCTGATGCCCTTTGTCGGCAAAACCGACACCGAGCGTCGTATTGCCCTGAACGTGCTGGCCCCGCACTGGGACGGCAACCAGGTGTGGTTTATCACCGCTGGCGGCGCCATCTTCGCTGCCTGGCCGGTGGTGTACTCGGTGGCCTTCTCTGGCTTTTACTGGGCCATGCTGCTGGTGCTGTTTGCCCTGTTCTTCCGCCCGGTAGGCTTTGAGTACCGCTCTAAAATCAAAGATCCGCGCTGGCGCAGCGCCTGGGACTGGGGCATTTTTGCCGGCTCGTCCATCCCGGCCCTGGTATTCGGCGTGGCCTTTGGCAACCTGCTGCAAGGGGTGCCCTTCAAGCTCGATAGCCTGATGTACTCCACCTACACCGGTAACTTCTTCCAACTGCTCAACCCCTTCGCCATCCTGTGCGGTGTGGTGAGCGTGGCCATGCTGATGCTGCACGGTGGTAACTACCTGCACCTGCGCACCGAAGGCGCTGTTGCCGACCGTGCCCGCAAGTACGCTGGTATCGCGGGTGTGGTATCCATCGTGGGCTTCATCCTGGCGGGCCTGTGGCTCAACTTTGGCATCGACGGCTACGTCATCACCAAGATGGGCGACCCTAACGCCGCCCTTAATGTGCTGGATAAAACCGTAGAAGTGAAAAGCGGTGCCTGGTTTGCCAACTACGAGGCGGTACCTGCCCTGTGGCTGGCACCCATCCTCGGCATCCTTTGCACCCTGCTGAGCGTGCTGCTGGGCCTCAAAGGCCGCGCGGGTTTGGCCTTCGTGCTGAGCTCACTGGCCTGTGCCGGGGTGATTTTCACCGCCGGTGGCAGCATGTTCCCGTTCGTGATGCCGTCCAGCCTCGACCCGGCCAGCAGCTTGACCATGTGGGATGTGGTGTCCAGCCACAAAACCATGGGCATCATGTTCGCCGTCGCCTGCATCTTTGTACCCATCATCCTGCTGTACACCACCTGGTGCTACTACAAGATGTGGGGCAAGGTTAATGCACAGCATATCGAAAACAACCCGGTTGGCAGCTACTAA
- a CDS encoding cytochrome ubiquinol oxidase subunit I has product MIGDDVVDLSRLQFAVTALYHFLFVPLTLGMTFVLAIMESVYVTTGKQIYKDMVKFWGKLFGINFALGVTTGLTMEFQFGTNWAYYSHYVGDIFGAPLAIEGLMAFFLESTFIGLFFFGWERLTKVQHLTVTWLVALGSNLSALWILIANGWMQNPVGADFNFETMRMEMTSFADLVFNPVAQVKFVHTVSAGYVTGAMFVLAISSYFLLKGRDVAFAKRSFAIAASFGLASVLSVILLGDESGYEVGDVQKAKLAAIEAEWETSPAPASFTLFGFPNQETEHTDYAIKIPYVLGLIATRSVDEPVIGIKDLQVEHEARIRNGMLAYAILEKLKNGQDTPANRAAFNEVKKDLGYGLLVKRYAPDVVDATDADIKKAVNDSIPKVAPMFWSFRVMVAMGVIMLVLFALAFYESARHRIGQKRWLLKFALIALPAPWIACEVGWFVAEYGRQPWTIAEVLPTHLSVSTLSAGDVLGSLFGFIFFYTVLLIAEMYLMIRYARRGPSVLETGRYHFETKAVEA; this is encoded by the coding sequence ATGATCGGTGATGATGTCGTTGATCTATCGCGCTTGCAGTTCGCCGTTACGGCGCTGTATCACTTTTTGTTTGTGCCACTCACTCTGGGAATGACCTTTGTCCTGGCGATCATGGAGTCGGTGTATGTCACCACCGGCAAACAGATCTATAAGGACATGGTGAAATTCTGGGGCAAATTGTTCGGGATTAACTTTGCCCTGGGTGTCACTACCGGCCTGACTATGGAGTTTCAGTTCGGTACCAACTGGGCTTACTACTCCCACTACGTGGGGGACATCTTCGGGGCGCCGCTGGCCATTGAAGGCCTGATGGCCTTCTTCCTCGAGTCCACCTTTATCGGCCTGTTCTTCTTTGGCTGGGAACGGCTGACCAAAGTGCAGCACTTGACGGTGACTTGGCTGGTGGCCTTGGGCTCCAACCTCTCGGCGCTGTGGATCTTGATTGCCAACGGCTGGATGCAAAACCCGGTCGGTGCCGATTTCAACTTTGAAACCATGCGCATGGAGATGACGTCTTTTGCCGACCTCGTCTTCAACCCGGTTGCCCAGGTGAAATTTGTACACACCGTGTCTGCCGGTTATGTCACAGGTGCCATGTTCGTGCTGGCCATCTCCAGCTACTTCCTGCTTAAAGGGCGCGATGTGGCCTTTGCCAAACGCTCCTTTGCCATTGCCGCTTCTTTTGGCCTGGCCTCGGTGCTGTCTGTCATCCTGCTGGGTGACGAGTCAGGCTACGAGGTAGGCGACGTGCAAAAAGCCAAGCTGGCTGCCATTGAAGCTGAGTGGGAAACCTCCCCAGCTCCGGCCTCCTTCACCCTGTTTGGTTTCCCCAATCAGGAAACGGAGCACACCGACTACGCCATCAAGATCCCCTATGTACTGGGTTTGATTGCGACCCGCTCGGTGGATGAGCCGGTTATCGGTATCAAGGATCTGCAAGTCGAGCACGAAGCCCGTATCCGTAACGGTATGCTGGCCTACGCCATCCTTGAAAAACTGAAAAACGGCCAGGACACCCCGGCCAACCGCGCCGCCTTTAACGAGGTGAAAAAAGACCTGGGCTATGGCCTGCTGGTTAAGCGCTACGCCCCAGATGTGGTGGATGCCACCGATGCCGATATCAAGAAAGCGGTTAACGACTCCATCCCGAAAGTGGCGCCGATGTTCTGGAGCTTCAGGGTGATGGTGGCCATGGGCGTCATCATGCTGGTGCTGTTCGCGTTGGCCTTCTATGAAAGTGCCCGCCACCGCATCGGTCAGAAGCGCTGGTTGCTCAAGTTCGCCCTTATCGCTCTGCCTGCGCCCTGGATCGCCTGTGAAGTGGGTTGGTTCGTGGCCGAGTATGGCCGTCAGCCCTGGACCATCGCCGAAGTGCTGCCGACTCACCTGTCTGTATCCACCCTCTCTGCAGGGGACGTACTGGGCAGTCTGTTTGGTTTCATCTTCTTCTACACCGTGCTGCTTATCGCCGAGATGTACCTGATGATCCGCTATGCCCGCCGTGGTCCCAGCGTGCTGGAAACCGGTCGCTACCACTTTGAAACCAAGGCTGTGGAGGCTTAA
- the cydP gene encoding cytochrome oxidase putative small subunit CydP: protein MGIKRPSLAKEIVAILVLKLALIFTLKVLFFSSPVNVDQGNTAIDNQFLNASPSASKESDNDR from the coding sequence ATGGGCATAAAACGCCCTTCCTTGGCGAAAGAAATTGTTGCCATTCTGGTGCTGAAGCTGGCGCTGATCTTCACCCTCAAGGTGTTGTTCTTCAGCTCGCCGGTGAATGTCGACCAGGGCAACACGGCCATTGATAACCAATTTCTAAACGCCTCGCCTTCAGCATCCAAGGAGTCCGACAATGATCGGTGA
- a CDS encoding NADH:flavin oxidoreductase/NADH oxidase, translating to MSQLFTPIKLGHVELPNRIIIAPMCQYSADQGQATDWHQIHLGTLSQSGAGLLILEATAVVPEGRITYADLGLWDDATEQALGKVLKAIGQYSDMPLGIQLAHAGRKASTHKPWDGGGAIAPGSDNGWQTFSASDQPFQEGGPAPEAMDKAGIEAVKAAFVAAAKRADRLGIEVIELHAAHGYLLHQFLSPLSNQRRDEYGGNLENRMRLLLEVFDAVRAVFPKEKAVGVRISGTDWVEGGWDLPQSIALAKALDARGCDFIHVSSGGLSPLQQIPVGPSYQVPLSDAIKAEVKMPVIAVGLITDPHQAEAVLTEGNADAVALARGILYDPRWPWHAAAALGDKAHASPQYLRCEPHGVKGLFE from the coding sequence GTGAGCCAGCTCTTTACCCCCATCAAGCTCGGCCATGTCGAGTTGCCCAACCGCATTATCATCGCCCCCATGTGCCAGTATTCGGCCGACCAGGGCCAAGCCACTGATTGGCATCAAATTCACTTGGGCACCTTGTCTCAGTCCGGTGCTGGCCTGCTTATCCTTGAAGCCACCGCCGTGGTGCCGGAAGGCCGTATCACCTACGCCGACCTTGGCCTGTGGGACGATGCCACCGAGCAGGCCCTTGGCAAGGTGTTAAAGGCCATTGGCCAATACAGCGACATGCCGCTGGGTATTCAGCTGGCCCACGCCGGGCGAAAGGCGTCTACCCACAAGCCCTGGGACGGTGGCGGTGCCATTGCCCCTGGCAGTGACAACGGCTGGCAAACCTTCTCTGCCAGCGACCAACCCTTCCAGGAAGGCGGCCCTGCTCCCGAGGCCATGGACAAAGCCGGTATCGAGGCCGTTAAGGCGGCCTTTGTTGCCGCCGCCAAGCGCGCTGACCGCCTCGGTATCGAGGTGATTGAGCTACACGCTGCTCACGGCTATCTGCTGCACCAGTTTCTCTCTCCCTTGAGCAACCAGCGCCGCGACGAATACGGCGGCAACCTGGAAAACCGCATGCGCCTCTTGCTGGAGGTGTTTGACGCCGTGCGCGCCGTCTTCCCCAAAGAAAAAGCGGTAGGGGTACGTATCTCCGGTACCGACTGGGTGGAAGGCGGCTGGGATCTGCCACAATCCATTGCGCTGGCCAAAGCGCTGGATGCACGGGGCTGCGACTTTATCCATGTGTCCTCTGGTGGCTTGTCACCCTTGCAACAAATTCCGGTAGGCCCGAGCTATCAAGTGCCGCTCAGCGACGCCATCAAGGCTGAAGTGAAGATGCCGGTGATTGCCGTGGGCCTTATTACCGACCCGCACCAGGCCGAAGCGGTACTGACTGAGGGCAATGCCGATGCGGTGGCCCTGGCCCGGGGTATCTTGTATGACCCGCGCTGGCCTTGGCACGCCGCCGCCGCCCTTGGTGACAAGGCCCACGCCTCGCCCCAATATTTGCGTTGTGAGCCTCACGGCGTAAAAGGACTTTTTGAATAA
- a CDS encoding glycine betaine ABC transporter substrate-binding protein translates to MSKWLLACALLLAGCSAPKDNTIKLAYVQWSSAVAATEQVQKRLEAAGFTVKLVPVTTGAMWAGVASGSVDATVSAWLPQTQAQYAKLYLAKVEDVGPNLEGVKLGLAVPQDSPLQSITDLKDFSGPILGIDPGAGLMTLTKRAMGAYGLGNKLLPGSGPAMGYLLKRAVKEGRPVVVTAWWPHLIVEELHLRFLDDPKGIYPQGESVHTLVSRSLKEQHPKAYAILKGFHWTPRQVLDAMRAARQ, encoded by the coding sequence ATGAGCAAATGGTTATTGGCCTGTGCCTTGTTGCTGGCGGGTTGTTCGGCGCCAAAGGACAACACCATCAAGCTGGCTTACGTGCAGTGGTCGTCGGCGGTGGCAGCCACCGAGCAGGTGCAAAAGCGCCTGGAGGCGGCCGGTTTTACCGTCAAACTGGTGCCGGTGACAACCGGTGCCATGTGGGCCGGGGTGGCCAGTGGCAGCGTGGATGCCACTGTCTCTGCCTGGCTGCCGCAAACCCAGGCCCAGTACGCCAAGCTGTATCTGGCCAAGGTGGAAGACGTGGGCCCCAACCTTGAAGGGGTCAAGTTGGGGCTGGCAGTGCCGCAAGATAGCCCCTTGCAAAGCATCACCGACCTTAAAGATTTTAGCGGCCCCATTTTGGGTATCGACCCCGGCGCCGGGTTAATGACCTTGACCAAAAGGGCCATGGGAGCCTACGGCCTTGGCAATAAACTATTGCCCGGATCGGGGCCAGCAATGGGGTATCTTCTTAAGCGTGCCGTCAAGGAAGGGCGCCCGGTGGTGGTAACTGCCTGGTGGCCGCACCTGATAGTGGAAGAGCTGCACCTGCGGTTTCTCGACGACCCTAAGGGGATATATCCCCAAGGGGAGAGCGTGCATACCCTGGTCAGCCGTTCACTTAAAGAGCAGCACCCCAAGGCTTACGCTATTTTGAAGGGCTTTCATTGGACGCCACGGCAAGTACTGGATGCCATGCGCGCCGCCCGCCAATAA
- a CDS encoding ABC transporter permease, producing the protein MIDRIPLGQWIADGIDLLTSQFSNATRAISDSTEQAIDWVIDCLMWIPEWAFILATAVIAWRLKGWRFALTSALGLGLIWNLELWYPMIETLTLVLFATLSSIVLALPIGIAAALNKTCYRIVMPVLDFMQTMPAFVYLIPAIPFFGLGPVAAIFATVIFAMPPAIRFTTLGIRQVPEELIEAADAFGAAPAQKLFKVQLPLAVPTIMAGINQTIMLSLSMVVISAMIGAGGLGGEVWRAINSMDMAAGFESGIAVVILAMILDRITQALGKGRE; encoded by the coding sequence ATGATTGACCGTATCCCGCTGGGGCAGTGGATAGCCGATGGCATCGACCTGCTGACCAGCCAATTTTCCAATGCCACCCGCGCCATTAGCGACAGCACCGAACAGGCCATCGACTGGGTGATTGATTGCTTGATGTGGATCCCCGAGTGGGCCTTTATCCTGGCCACCGCCGTTATTGCCTGGCGCCTTAAGGGCTGGCGCTTTGCGCTCACTTCGGCCCTAGGCCTTGGGCTCATCTGGAACCTGGAACTCTGGTACCCGATGATTGAGACCCTCACTCTGGTGCTGTTTGCCACCTTGTCGAGCATTGTGCTGGCGCTGCCTATCGGTATTGCTGCTGCCCTTAACAAGACCTGCTATCGCATTGTGATGCCGGTACTGGATTTCATGCAGACCATGCCGGCCTTTGTGTACCTCATCCCGGCCATTCCCTTTTTCGGCCTGGGGCCGGTGGCGGCCATTTTTGCCACGGTGATCTTTGCCATGCCGCCGGCTATTCGCTTTACCACCCTTGGCATTCGCCAGGTGCCAGAAGAGCTGATTGAAGCGGCTGATGCCTTTGGCGCGGCTCCTGCCCAGAAGCTTTTTAAGGTGCAATTGCCGCTGGCGGTGCCCACCATCATGGCCGGTATCAACCAGACCATCATGCTCAGCCTGTCGATGGTGGTTATCTCGGCGATGATCGGTGCTGGCGGCCTGGGGGGCGAAGTGTGGCGTGCTATCAACAGCATGGACATGGCGGCGGGGTTTGAGTCGGGCATTGCCGTGGTGATTTTGGCGATGATCCTTGACCGCATCACCCAGGCACTGGGTAAGGGGCGGGAGTAA